The Pantoea sp. At-9b genome includes a window with the following:
- the ddlA gene encoding D-alanine--D-alanine ligase has protein sequence MAKQRVGIIFGGKSAEHEVSLQSAKNILEAIDTSKFDVVLLGIDKQGEWHLNDASGFLLNAENPSLIALNRSGENVALVPGQASQQLITRQNAHPLSQVDVIFPIVHGTLGEDGSLQGLLRMANLPFVGSGVLGSAVSMDKDFTKRLLRDAGLKVAPWISVTQAQRARLDAQAVVAQLGLPLFIKPANQGSSVGVSKVSCIEEFAAALDLAFTFDRKVLIEQGIKGREIECAVLGNDEPVASPCGEVVVHDAFYSYDTKYINESGAQVVVPAAISTADSEAIRAVALQAFQALECSGMARVDVFLTEDGEIIVNEVNTLPGFTNISMYPKLWQAAGLSYSALITRLIELAQERHQQSSALKSSV, from the coding sequence ATGGCAAAACAGCGCGTGGGGATCATTTTTGGCGGCAAGTCAGCCGAACATGAGGTGTCATTACAATCAGCCAAAAACATTCTTGAGGCCATCGATACCAGCAAATTCGATGTCGTGCTGCTGGGGATTGATAAGCAGGGCGAGTGGCATCTGAATGATGCCTCCGGCTTTCTGCTCAACGCGGAAAACCCCTCGCTGATCGCGCTCAATCGCTCCGGCGAGAATGTGGCACTGGTGCCTGGTCAGGCATCACAACAGCTGATTACACGCCAGAATGCGCATCCGCTGTCACAGGTCGATGTCATTTTCCCGATCGTGCACGGCACCCTGGGCGAAGACGGTTCTCTACAAGGGCTGCTGCGTATGGCTAATCTGCCGTTTGTTGGCTCAGGGGTGCTGGGTTCCGCCGTCAGCATGGATAAAGATTTCACCAAACGTCTGCTGCGCGATGCCGGACTCAAGGTTGCGCCGTGGATTAGCGTCACGCAGGCGCAGCGCGCCCGGCTTGATGCACAAGCGGTGGTGGCGCAATTGGGCCTGCCGCTGTTTATCAAACCGGCGAACCAGGGGTCTTCAGTCGGCGTCAGCAAAGTCAGCTGCATCGAAGAATTCGCTGCTGCGCTTGATCTCGCCTTTACCTTCGACCGCAAAGTTCTGATTGAACAAGGCATTAAAGGACGTGAAATCGAGTGTGCCGTGCTGGGCAATGATGAACCGGTCGCCAGCCCCTGCGGGGAAGTGGTGGTACACGATGCGTTTTATTCGTATGACACCAAGTATATCAACGAGAGTGGCGCTCAGGTGGTGGTGCCCGCCGCGATCAGCACCGCAGATAGCGAAGCGATTCGGGCGGTGGCACTACAGGCATTTCAGGCGCTGGAGTGTAGCGGAATGGCACGTGTCGATGTATTCCTGACGGAAGATGGAGAAATCATCGTCAATGAAGTCAATACGTTGCCCGGCTTTACCAACATCAGCATGTATCCGAAGCTTTGGCAGGCAGCGGGGCTGAGCTACAGTGCGCTGATTACCCGCCTGATTGAACTGGCGCAGGAGCGCCATCAGCAAAGCAGTGCGCTGAAAAGCAGCGTCTAA
- a CDS encoding GGDEF domain-containing protein produces the protein MRVKLFAENNFKKNALSLFLITLFFCFIGSHLRVPQELSLFWPVNALIAGLMVRNPFLHRISSYLVCFVAMVFNDTVFSGWALPAVTLNVANILFILVAVSMLIKHLSPPSANSQVINAMRIFPACLLAALACATWGAWAQEVDFNARFITAWGDWFSEQFSTSLMLLPVLLARPLRTVLWRSLLHPGKLLPLTGVVLSLTIGAMIGGAGSLTFPVPALIWCAIVLPIPITSLVLLITGITEIILVSHGVMNIQGDDALLPISHLTSVRLGVATITISPLLVAVSMDAIRQLNQRLSLRANFDFLTQLLSRSGLYENLRQEPFSPQRAAGVVMLDVDYFKTINDNFGHDAGDGVLEEIARRIQDVVNNRGLVCRFGGEEFVVVVFDYNHSQLYQLAEVIRQSMVREKFWLQGNTVTVTASLGLALGNAVNEREWQGVVNRLISAADKNLYLSKRNGRNQTSPAVEPRPLVNDVA, from the coding sequence ATGCGCGTTAAGCTGTTTGCAGAGAATAATTTTAAAAAGAATGCTCTCTCGCTGTTCCTCATCACGCTTTTTTTCTGCTTTATTGGCAGCCATTTGCGTGTGCCGCAGGAATTGTCGCTGTTCTGGCCGGTCAACGCGCTGATTGCCGGGTTGATGGTGCGTAATCCCTTTCTGCATCGCATCTCCAGCTATCTGGTGTGCTTTGTCGCAATGGTGTTTAACGACACGGTATTTTCTGGCTGGGCGCTGCCTGCCGTCACCCTCAACGTGGCGAATATCCTGTTTATTCTGGTGGCGGTGAGCATGTTAATTAAGCATCTGTCGCCGCCCTCAGCCAATAGCCAGGTGATCAACGCGATGCGTATTTTCCCCGCCTGTTTGCTGGCGGCGCTGGCCTGCGCCACTTGGGGAGCCTGGGCGCAGGAAGTGGATTTCAACGCGCGCTTTATTACCGCCTGGGGCGATTGGTTCAGCGAACAATTTTCTACGTCATTGATGTTGCTGCCGGTACTGTTGGCGCGCCCGCTGCGCACCGTGCTCTGGCGCTCGTTGTTGCATCCCGGAAAACTGTTACCCCTGACGGGCGTGGTGTTGTCACTCACCATTGGCGCGATGATTGGTGGGGCAGGGAGTCTGACCTTCCCGGTGCCCGCGTTGATCTGGTGTGCCATTGTTCTGCCGATTCCGATTACCAGCCTGGTGCTGCTGATTACCGGCATCACCGAAATTATTCTGGTCTCGCACGGCGTGATGAATATCCAGGGTGATGATGCCTTGCTGCCTATCAGCCATCTGACCTCGGTTCGCCTTGGCGTTGCCACGATCACCATCAGCCCGTTGCTGGTGGCCGTCAGTATGGATGCCATCCGTCAGTTGAATCAGCGTCTGTCGCTTCGCGCCAATTTTGATTTTCTCACCCAGCTGTTGTCACGTTCCGGGCTGTATGAAAATCTGCGCCAGGAACCGTTCTCACCGCAGCGTGCGGCCGGAGTAGTGATGCTGGATGTCGACTATTTCAAAACCATTAATGATAACTTTGGTCACGATGCCGGTGATGGCGTGCTGGAGGAGATTGCGCGTCGCATTCAGGATGTGGTGAACAATCGAGGCTTGGTTTGTCGCTTCGGTGGCGAAGAGTTTGTGGTGGTGGTGTTTGACTACAATCACAGCCAACTGTATCAGCTTGCTGAAGTTATTCGCCAATCAATGGTCAGAGAGAAATTCTGGTTGCAGGGGAATACTGTCACCGTCACCGCCAGCCTGGGGCTGGCGTTGGGCAATGCCGTGAACGAGCGTGAATGGCAGGGGGTGGTTAACCGCCTGATTTCGGCGGCCGACAAAAACCTCTACCTGTCAAAACGTAATGGCCGCAATCAAACCTCACCTGCGGTAGAGCCACGTCCGCTGGTTAACGACGTGGCCTGA
- a CDS encoding SulP family inorganic anion transporter, which translates to MHTLRQDIPAGLVVFLVALPLCLGIAQASGLPPFAGLLTGVIGGLLVTALSPSRFAVSGPAAGLVTIVVASIETLGSFSAFLTALMLAGVLQCLFGLLRAGRFIALVPGSVIKGMLAAIGILLIIQQVPVALGAAGDAELVSLINGEFTFSTSALLVAGGGLAILWLWTTPLVKSIKALSWIPGPLVAVVVGCLATVLGVAGLPRIALPEFDSMAQLAAELETPDWLAWRNPSVWVVAVTLALVASLETLLSQEALKKLRPQHPAPSPNKEMFAQGVGNLTAGLLGAMPITAVIVRSSVNVSVGAQSKVSILLHGVLLLICGLWFSDLLNAIPLASLAAVLLYTGYKLATPRLFIEQMRMGAQQYVPFLATIGGIIVFGMLAGIGIGIATQLLCSLYQSHRNALQLTRYDDHYVLRFQQNLTFMHNPKLQGLLAEIPENSVVIVDHDNAEYLDPDVKAVLQDFGETADKRGIRLSQWPVAVK; encoded by the coding sequence CTGCATACTCTGCGCCAGGACATCCCGGCCGGTTTGGTGGTGTTTCTGGTGGCGCTGCCACTCTGTCTTGGCATTGCCCAGGCCAGCGGCCTGCCGCCGTTTGCCGGTCTGCTCACCGGGGTGATCGGTGGCTTGCTGGTCACCGCGTTAAGTCCATCACGTTTTGCCGTGAGCGGCCCGGCCGCCGGATTAGTCACCATTGTGGTGGCGTCGATCGAGACGCTCGGCAGCTTCTCCGCCTTTCTGACCGCATTGATGCTGGCGGGGGTGTTGCAGTGTCTGTTTGGTTTGCTGCGTGCCGGACGTTTTATCGCGCTGGTGCCGGGTAGCGTCATCAAAGGCATGCTGGCCGCCATTGGTATTTTGCTGATTATCCAGCAGGTTCCGGTGGCTCTGGGGGCAGCGGGTGATGCGGAGCTGGTCTCGCTGATCAATGGCGAGTTTACCTTCTCCACCTCGGCGCTACTGGTGGCGGGGGGCGGGCTGGCGATTCTCTGGCTGTGGACCACGCCACTGGTTAAATCGATCAAAGCGTTAAGCTGGATACCCGGGCCACTGGTAGCGGTAGTGGTCGGTTGTCTGGCGACGGTGTTGGGTGTGGCTGGCCTGCCGCGCATCGCCCTGCCGGAGTTTGACAGCATGGCACAGCTTGCTGCGGAGCTGGAAACCCCGGACTGGCTGGCATGGCGTAATCCGTCGGTGTGGGTGGTGGCGGTGACGCTGGCGCTGGTCGCCAGCCTGGAAACGTTGCTGAGCCAGGAAGCGCTGAAAAAGCTGCGTCCACAACATCCGGCACCTTCGCCGAATAAAGAGATGTTTGCGCAGGGGGTGGGGAATCTGACCGCCGGTTTACTAGGCGCAATGCCGATTACGGCGGTGATTGTGCGCAGTTCGGTCAACGTCAGCGTAGGCGCACAAAGCAAGGTGTCGATACTGCTGCACGGTGTGTTGCTGCTGATTTGTGGCTTGTGGTTTAGCGATCTGCTGAACGCCATTCCGCTTGCCAGCCTGGCGGCGGTATTGCTGTACACCGGTTACAAGCTGGCGACTCCGCGCCTGTTCATCGAACAGATGCGCATGGGAGCGCAGCAATATGTCCCGTTCCTTGCCACCATCGGCGGCATCATCGTGTTTGGTATGCTGGCGGGAATTGGCATAGGTATCGCGACCCAGCTGTTATGTAGCCTCTATCAAAGCCATCGTAATGCGTTGCAGCTCACCCGTTATGACGACCACTACGTGTTGCGCTTCCAGCAGAATCTGACCTTTATGCACAACCCTAAATTGCAGGGGCTACTGGCGGAGATCCCGGAAAATAGCGTGGTGATTGTGGACCACGATAATGCCGAGTATCTCGACCCGGACGTCAAAGCGGTGCTACAGGATTTTGGCGAAACGGCTGATAAACGTGGCATTCGTCTCAGCCAATGGCCGGTCGCGGTAAAATAG
- a CDS encoding carbonic anhydrase has product MIVTTLKPLLAKNRSWALQRRQRNPHYFEKYLHQQQPHSLWIGCSDSRVPAEVLTGAHPGELFVHRNIANMVVPDDDNLMSVLQYAIFYLGVQRIVLCGHYGCGGVQAALGLPQSPLAKEDSALARRIAALRRSLAQGLAAYRAADAQEEESSKLNRLVEANVLAQFSQLISSEPVRSAWQAGQSLDVFGCVYDLQSGHLKELIQQSTEESIP; this is encoded by the coding sequence ATAATTGTGACGACACTCAAACCCTTATTAGCGAAAAATCGCAGTTGGGCATTACAGCGCCGCCAGCGTAATCCGCACTATTTCGAAAAATATCTTCATCAGCAGCAACCGCATTCCCTGTGGATTGGCTGCTCCGATAGCCGTGTACCCGCGGAAGTGTTGACCGGAGCGCATCCCGGCGAGCTGTTCGTCCATCGCAATATCGCCAATATGGTGGTGCCGGATGACGACAACCTGATGAGCGTGTTGCAGTACGCAATTTTCTATCTCGGCGTACAACGCATTGTGTTGTGTGGCCATTACGGCTGTGGCGGGGTGCAGGCCGCGCTTGGGCTGCCACAAAGCCCGCTGGCGAAAGAGGATTCGGCGCTGGCGCGGCGTATTGCGGCCCTGCGCCGTAGTCTGGCACAGGGACTGGCGGCGTATCGTGCTGCGGATGCGCAGGAAGAGGAGAGCAGCAAGCTTAACCGCCTGGTGGAAGCCAACGTCCTGGCCCAGTTTTCGCAGTTGATAAGCAGCGAACCCGTGCGCTCGGCGTGGCAGGCTGGCCAGTCGCTGGATGTGTTTGGTTGCGTGTATGACCTGCAATCCGGGCATCTGAAAGAGTTAATTCAGCAATCTACAGAGGAATCGATACCATGA
- a CDS encoding 5'-nucleotidase, lipoprotein e(P4) family has product MKKTPWLAASGLMALVLTGCAQPTQQQAQTQLAQQSVLAVNWFQQSGEYQALSWQAFNTARMAFDQAPSLAGKPKAVIVDLDETMIDNSAYSAWQAKNGQPFSGKTWSAWTQARQAAAVPGAVDFANYVNSHGGIMFYVSNRDQKDYAATVDNLNKLGFTGVNEKTVRLSTGSSNKQARFDAIKAEGYHVVLYAGDNLNDFGGTTWHQNNAQRQAFVSSNHQRFGTQFIVLPNPLYGDWESGMAENYNKLTPQQQLQVREARLKAWDGK; this is encoded by the coding sequence ATGAAAAAAACCCCCTGGCTGGCCGCCTCCGGCCTGATGGCGTTGGTGCTGACCGGCTGTGCACAGCCAACCCAGCAGCAGGCACAGACGCAGCTTGCCCAGCAATCGGTGCTGGCCGTCAACTGGTTCCAGCAATCGGGTGAGTATCAGGCGCTCAGCTGGCAGGCATTCAATACCGCGCGTATGGCATTTGATCAGGCACCTTCGCTGGCCGGTAAGCCGAAAGCGGTGATTGTCGATCTCGACGAAACCATGATTGATAACAGTGCCTACAGCGCGTGGCAGGCGAAAAATGGTCAGCCATTCAGCGGGAAAACTTGGTCAGCCTGGACGCAGGCGCGTCAGGCGGCAGCGGTGCCGGGGGCAGTGGATTTTGCCAATTATGTTAACAGCCACGGCGGCATCATGTTCTACGTCTCCAACCGTGACCAGAAAGATTACGCCGCGACAGTGGATAACCTGAATAAACTCGGTTTTACCGGGGTGAATGAAAAAACGGTACGGCTCAGTACTGGCAGTTCCAACAAGCAGGCCCGTTTCGATGCCATCAAAGCGGAAGGTTATCACGTGGTGCTGTACGCCGGGGATAACCTGAATGACTTCGGCGGTACCACCTGGCATCAGAATAATGCGCAGCGCCAGGCCTTCGTGAGCAGTAACCATCAGCGCTTTGGCACCCAATTTATCGTGCTGCCCAATCCCCTGTATGGTGACTGGGAGAGTGGAATGGCGGAAAACTACAACAAGCTGACACCACAACAGCAGTTGCAGGTCCGTGAAGCGCGCCTCAAAGCGTGGGACGGCAAATAA
- a CDS encoding polyphenol oxidase family protein: MTHHSPQVPRSALLDGLSWLEYAFQPAGVAVPDDAAYGHQRHSATVVMATDNLPPKSCESDAVIGEGSRPVAVYTADCLPVLFADSHSHQVAAVHAGLKGTLAGVLNSTIDRLLTLGAQTQTLHVAIGPAIGPCCYELGRDRVDQMQAQPGLPPLSWSETQPKNLRAIRPQAQAQQQGIWFDLPHLARGLLQQRGIPAAQIEVVEMCTYCMAESGSSYRYNTHFASGYQSRFSWIRCRD, encoded by the coding sequence ATGACTCATCACTCCCCGCAGGTTCCACGCTCAGCGCTACTGGATGGGTTGAGCTGGCTGGAGTATGCCTTTCAGCCTGCGGGCGTCGCCGTGCCTGACGATGCCGCCTACGGCCATCAGCGCCATAGCGCTACCGTGGTGATGGCGACCGATAACCTGCCGCCAAAAAGCTGCGAGTCTGACGCGGTGATTGGTGAGGGGTCACGGCCGGTGGCGGTGTACACCGCCGATTGTTTACCGGTGTTATTTGCCGATAGCCACAGCCATCAGGTAGCAGCCGTGCATGCCGGGTTAAAAGGCACGCTGGCTGGCGTGCTGAACAGCACCATCGATCGCCTGCTGACGCTGGGTGCACAAACGCAGACGCTGCATGTCGCCATCGGTCCGGCAATTGGGCCGTGCTGCTATGAACTCGGCAGAGATCGGGTTGACCAGATGCAAGCGCAGCCCGGTTTACCGCCGTTGAGCTGGTCCGAAACGCAGCCGAAGAATCTGCGCGCCATCCGTCCCCAGGCGCAGGCGCAGCAGCAAGGAATCTGGTTTGATTTGCCACATCTGGCGCGGGGGTTACTGCAACAACGTGGCATTCCGGCTGCCCAGATTGAAGTGGTGGAGATGTGTACCTATTGCATGGCCGAGAGTGGTTCCAGTTACCGCTACAACACCCATTTCGCCAGCGGTTATCAGTCGCGTTTTTCGTGGATACGTTGCCGTGACTGA
- a CDS encoding LacI family DNA-binding transcriptional regulator: MTKTLQDIAERAGVTRMTVSRYLRTPDKVAAHTGERIARAISELNYAAKTPAAMPGNSPGRTLGVLIPSFKNQIFADLLSGIEQATRASHYQTLIANYNYDPRSEEEQVRNLLAWNIDGIILCDKQHTHRTVKYLRAARIPIVEVMDTEGPCLDMQVGYNNFNAGYDMTRMLLEQGRRCIVYLGSLDDRRDACRFQGFRKAMQEQKLRAARLNPREMSSQRLGATLLEQALRLHPELDAIFCTNDDLSLGALSWCQRQGITVPDEIAISGFHGLESGRAMYPSLASVITPRYDIGYQAVELLLKKIADPAFIANSIDLNYQIFVGETLQSRQRIHEKRD, from the coding sequence ATGACGAAAACCTTGCAGGACATTGCCGAGCGGGCAGGTGTGACCCGGATGACGGTCAGCCGTTATTTGCGAACACCGGATAAGGTTGCGGCGCACACCGGCGAGCGCATCGCACGTGCGATCAGTGAACTCAATTATGCAGCGAAAACCCCGGCAGCAATGCCGGGCAATTCACCGGGACGCACGCTGGGGGTGTTGATCCCGTCGTTTAAAAATCAGATCTTTGCCGATCTGCTGAGTGGCATCGAGCAGGCCACGCGCGCCAGTCACTATCAAACGCTGATCGCCAACTACAACTACGATCCACGTAGCGAAGAGGAGCAGGTACGCAACCTGCTGGCCTGGAACATTGACGGCATTATCCTGTGCGATAAACAACACACGCACCGCACCGTGAAGTATCTGCGTGCGGCCAGGATCCCGATTGTTGAGGTGATGGATACCGAAGGCCCCTGCCTGGATATGCAGGTGGGTTACAACAACTTCAATGCCGGTTACGACATGACGCGCATGCTGCTGGAGCAGGGGCGGCGCTGCATCGTCTACCTCGGATCGCTGGACGATCGGCGTGATGCGTGTCGTTTTCAGGGCTTTCGTAAGGCGATGCAGGAGCAGAAATTGCGCGCGGCGCGCCTCAATCCACGTGAAATGTCATCGCAGCGGTTGGGGGCCACCCTACTGGAACAGGCGCTGCGACTGCATCCTGAACTGGACGCTATTTTCTGTACCAATGACGATTTATCCCTCGGCGCATTGTCATGGTGCCAGCGTCAGGGGATTACGGTGCCGGATGAGATTGCCATCAGCGGCTTTCACGGTCTGGAGAGCGGCCGCGCAATGTATCCCAGCCTCGCCAGCGTGATCACGCCGCGCTATGACATTGGCTACCAGGCGGTAGAACTGTTGCTGAAGAAGATCGCCGATCCGGCATTCATCGCCAACAGCATCGATCTCAACTACCAGATCTTTGTCGGCGAAACCCTTCAGTCACGGCAACGTATCCACGAAAAACGCGACTGA
- a CDS encoding gluconate:H+ symporter — protein sequence MPITIIVLGVVLLLVLMIVFKVNGFIALVFVSAVVGIAEGMTPLNVMASIQKGIGSTLGGLAMILGFGAMLGRLVSDTGAAQRVATTLIAAFGKERLQWALVVTGLIVGLAMFYEVGFVLLLPLVFTIVAAAGLPLLYVGVPMVAALSVTHCFLPPHPGPTAIATIFGANLGTTLLYGMIITIPTVIVAGPIFSKFLKSFEKSPPEGLYNPKIFTEEEMPGFGISIFAAVIPVVLMAIAAVFELTTPKENPLRQFFEFIGNPAVALFIAVVIAVFTLGLRNGRKMEQVMEMCGESIAAIAMIIFIIAGGGAFKQVLVDSGVGNYIADMMKGSSLSPLLMCWTVAAMLRVALGSATVAAITTAGIVTPIIAATHADPALMVLAVGSGSVIASHVNDPGFWLFKGYFNLSVVETLKTWTVMETLISILGLAGVLILNALIH from the coding sequence ATGCCAATAACCATAATCGTTCTGGGCGTGGTTCTCCTGCTGGTTTTAATGATTGTTTTCAAGGTCAACGGCTTTATCGCGTTGGTGTTTGTCTCCGCCGTGGTGGGGATCGCTGAAGGGATGACGCCGCTGAATGTCATGGCGTCGATCCAGAAAGGTATCGGCTCTACGCTGGGTGGGCTGGCGATGATCCTCGGCTTCGGTGCCATGCTGGGACGACTGGTGTCGGACACCGGGGCGGCACAACGGGTTGCCACCACTTTGATCGCCGCTTTCGGTAAGGAGCGGCTGCAATGGGCGCTGGTGGTCACCGGCCTGATTGTCGGCCTGGCGATGTTCTATGAAGTGGGCTTTGTACTGCTGCTGCCACTGGTGTTCACCATTGTCGCCGCTGCCGGGCTGCCGTTACTGTATGTAGGTGTACCTATGGTGGCTGCGTTGTCGGTCACGCACTGTTTCCTGCCGCCACATCCCGGTCCGACGGCCATCGCCACCATTTTCGGCGCGAACCTTGGCACCACGCTGCTGTATGGCATGATCATCACCATCCCGACGGTGATCGTCGCCGGTCCAATCTTCTCGAAGTTCCTCAAAAGCTTTGAAAAGTCACCGCCGGAAGGGCTGTATAACCCGAAAATCTTCACAGAAGAGGAGATGCCAGGCTTCGGTATCAGTATCTTCGCTGCCGTGATCCCGGTGGTGCTGATGGCGATCGCTGCGGTGTTTGAATTAACCACGCCGAAAGAGAATCCGCTGCGTCAGTTCTTTGAATTTATCGGCAACCCGGCGGTGGCACTGTTTATCGCCGTGGTGATTGCGGTCTTCACCCTTGGCCTGCGCAATGGCCGTAAGATGGAGCAGGTGATGGAGATGTGTGGCGAATCGATCGCTGCCATTGCCATGATCATCTTTATCATTGCCGGTGGTGGTGCCTTCAAACAGGTGCTGGTGGATAGCGGCGTGGGTAACTATATCGCCGATATGATGAAAGGCTCCTCGCTGTCTCCGCTGCTGATGTGCTGGACGGTGGCCGCGATGCTGCGTGTCGCACTCGGTTCCGCCACGGTCGCCGCGATCACTACTGCGGGTATCGTGACGCCGATCATTGCGGCGACCCATGCCGATCCGGCATTGATGGTGCTGGCAGTCGGCTCCGGTAGTGTGATCGCCTCGCACGTTAACGATCCCGGCTTCTGGCTGTTCAAAGGGTATTTCAACCTTAGCGTGGTTGAGACGTTGAAAACCTGGACGGTGATGGAAACGTTGATCTCGATCCTGGGTCTGGCGGGCGTGTTGATCCTTAACGCATTGATTCACTGA
- the idnO gene encoding gluconate 5-dehydrogenase, giving the protein MSQLFSLEGKRVLITGSARGIGFLLARGLAEAGAEVIVNATTPAGAEQAAAKLRDLGLRAQSKAFDVTQSAQVQQAVDEIEAEWGAIDVLVNNAGIQRRRPFLEFPEQDWNDVIAVNQTAVFLVSQTVAKKMVDRQQGKIINIGSMQSELGRDTITPYAASKGAVTMLTRGMCVELARHNIQVNAIAPGYFVTEMTQALADDPAFTGWLTKRTPAARWGKPEELIGAAVFLSSKASDFVNGHLLFVDGGMRVAV; this is encoded by the coding sequence ATGAGTCAGCTATTTTCCCTCGAAGGCAAACGCGTACTGATCACCGGTTCGGCGCGAGGTATCGGTTTCCTGTTGGCACGTGGTCTGGCGGAAGCGGGTGCTGAAGTGATCGTCAACGCCACCACCCCGGCCGGGGCCGAGCAGGCGGCAGCGAAACTGCGTGATCTGGGGCTGCGTGCGCAGTCGAAAGCGTTTGACGTGACGCAATCAGCGCAGGTCCAGCAGGCGGTGGACGAGATCGAAGCCGAGTGGGGGGCTATCGATGTGCTGGTGAACAACGCCGGTATCCAGCGTCGCCGTCCGTTCCTCGAATTCCCGGAGCAGGACTGGAATGACGTGATTGCGGTCAACCAGACGGCGGTGTTCCTTGTGTCACAAACCGTGGCGAAGAAAATGGTGGATCGTCAGCAGGGGAAAATCATCAACATCGGTTCGATGCAGAGCGAATTGGGCCGCGACACCATCACGCCGTATGCCGCATCCAAAGGGGCCGTCACCATGCTGACGCGCGGCATGTGCGTGGAACTGGCGCGCCACAATATCCAGGTCAACGCCATCGCACCGGGCTACTTCGTGACTGAGATGACCCAGGCACTGGCCGACGATCCGGCTTTCACCGGCTGGCTCACCAAACGTACTCCGGCGGCGCGTTGGGGCAAGCCAGAAGAGTTGATTGGTGCCGCGGTGTTCCTCTCCTCAAAAGCGTCCGATTTCGTCAATGGCCACTTGCTGTTTGTCGATGGTGGTATGCGCGTGGCGGTGTGA
- the idnD gene encoding L-idonate 5-dehydrogenase → MKIETQSCVITGKQQVSVAQQQVEWNGKGTLVRITRGGICGSDLHYYQEGKVGSYEVKMPMILGHEVIGFVVESDDPRLKPEQKVAVNPSKPCGECKYCRREQENQCVSMRFFGSAMYVPHVDGGFTQYKVVDSAQCIPFPQDADESVMVFAEPLAVCIHATHQAGDLTGKQVFISGVGPIGCLIAAAAKARGAASIVCSDISERSLAMAQQMGATEVIHAANGDFTPFLADKGYFDVSFEASGHPSSLQRCLDVTCAKGTLVQVGMGGAIPSFPIMQLIAKEINLVGSFRFTHEFNTAVEWLAQGVVKPLPLFSGAYGWQDIDAALQFAGDKTRAAKVQLTF, encoded by the coding sequence ATGAAAATCGAAACGCAATCCTGCGTGATCACCGGAAAACAACAAGTCAGCGTGGCGCAGCAGCAGGTGGAGTGGAACGGCAAAGGTACGCTGGTGCGCATCACGCGCGGCGGTATTTGCGGCTCCGACCTGCACTACTATCAGGAAGGCAAAGTCGGCAGCTATGAAGTCAAGATGCCGATGATCCTCGGTCACGAAGTGATTGGTTTTGTGGTGGAAAGTGATGATCCGCGCCTGAAGCCGGAACAGAAGGTGGCAGTTAACCCGTCGAAGCCCTGTGGGGAGTGTAAATACTGCCGCCGTGAGCAGGAGAACCAGTGCGTGTCGATGCGCTTCTTCGGCAGCGCCATGTACGTACCGCATGTTGATGGCGGATTTACCCAGTACAAAGTGGTAGACAGCGCGCAGTGCATTCCCTTCCCACAGGACGCGGACGAGAGCGTGATGGTGTTTGCCGAGCCGCTGGCCGTGTGCATTCACGCCACCCATCAGGCGGGTGACCTGACGGGTAAGCAGGTATTTATCTCCGGCGTTGGCCCGATTGGTTGCCTGATTGCCGCAGCGGCCAAAGCGCGTGGCGCGGCATCGATTGTGTGCAGCGACATCAGCGAACGTTCGCTGGCAATGGCACAGCAGATGGGAGCCACAGAGGTGATCCATGCTGCCAACGGTGACTTCACCCCATTCCTGGCTGACAAAGGCTACTTTGACGTGTCATTCGAAGCCTCCGGTCATCCTTCTTCACTGCAACGTTGCCTCGATGTGACCTGCGCTAAAGGCACATTGGTGCAAGTGGGTATGGGCGGCGCGATCCCGTCGTTCCCCATTATGCAGTTGATTGCTAAGGAGATTAACCTGGTCGGTTCCTTCCGCTTTACCCACGAATTCAATACCGCCGTCGAGTGGCTGGCGCAGGGCGTGGTCAAGCCACTGCCGTTGTTCAGCGGTGCATATGGCTGGCAGGACATTGATGCGGCGTTGCAGTTTGCGGGTGACAAAACCCGTGCGGCAAAAGTCCAGTTAACATTTTAA